The sequence TTTCTTGAGGTTTCAGCTGATTTTTACCGCTGTGAGTCTCAGGAGTTCATAGAGTCATGTGATTGTGGGAACTATTTAAAGAAGGCTGAGAGACGCTTAATGGAAGAAATGGAGAGAGTCTCCCAGTATTTGGATGCTAGAAGTGAAGCTAAGATAACTAATGTGGTGGAGAAGGAGATGATTGAAAGTCACATGAACAGACTAGTTCATATGGAGAGCTCAGGTTTAGTTAATATGCTTGTGGATGACAAATATGACGACTTGGGAAGAATGTATAGCTTGTTTCGCAGGGTTCAGAATGGACTTGTAATAGTACGAGATGTCATGACCGCTTACATCCGGGATACTGGTAAGCAGCTAGTTACTGACCCAGAAAGGTTAAGGGATCCTGTAGATTTTGTGCAGCGTCTCCTGGATTTGAAGGATAAATATGACAAAGTTATCAGCTCAGCGTTTAACAATGACAAAACATTCCAAAATGCTCTAAATTCCTCTTTTGAATACTTCATTAATTTGAATGCCCGGTCCCCAGAGTTCATATCTCTGTTTGTGGATGACAAGCTTCGGAAAGGACTAAGAGGGGTTAGTGAGGAGGATGTAGAGGTTGTACTGGACAAGGTCATGATGCTTTTCCGTTATCTTCATGAGAAAGATGTCTTTGAAAAGTATTACAAGCAACATTTGGCAAAGAGGCTTCTTTCTGGGAAGACTGTTTCTGATGATGCGGAAAGAAGTCTGATTGTTAAGCTCAAAACAGAGTGCGGATATCAGTTTACTTCTAAATTGGAGGGTATGTTCACTGATATGAAGACCTCTCAGGATACAATGCATGGATTCTACTCAACTGTCGGAGCTCTGTTAGGCGACAGCCCAACGCTAACTGTCCAGGTCCTCACCACAGGTTCATGGCCTACTCAACCAAGTGCCAGCTGCAACCTTCCAGCAGAAATTGTGTGGGTATGTGAGAAGTTCAAGAGTTACTATCTTGGGACCCATACTGGTCGGAGATTGTCCTGGCAAACTAATATGGGCACAGCTGATTTGAAATCAACCTTTGGAAAGGGCCAGAAGCATGAGCTGAATGTTTCCACATATCAGATGTGTGTACTGATGCTATTCAACGACGCTGACCGGTTGACGTATAAGAAAATTGAGCAGGCTACAGAGATACCAGCCGTTGACTTGAAGAGGTGCCTGCAATCTCTGGCCTGTGTTAAGGGGAAGAATGTTCTTCGGAAGGAGCCAATGAGCAAGGACATAGTTGAGGAGGATGTCTTCTTCTTTAATGACAAGTTCACAAGCAAGTACTTCAAGGTAAAGATAGGTACTGTGGTTGCACAAAGGGAGTCTGAACCAGAAAATCAAGAAACCCGACAGAGAGTAGAGGAGGACAGGAAGCCCCAGATTGAAGCAGCAATTGTGAGGATCATGAAGTCAAGGCGGGTCCTGGATCACAATAACATTGTCGCGGAGGTGACGAAACAGCTGCAGGCGCGATTCTTGCCCAACCCTGTTGTAATAAAGAAACGAATCGAGTCCCTCATTGAGCGGGAGTTTTTGGAGAGGGATAAAACGGATCGAAAATTGTACAGGTACCTtgcttgaaaagaaaaactatggttggtttcttttcttatttatttgtggTGTTCGGCACAAGCCTGTATAATTTATCCTACGTTTGGTCAGCCGGAATATTGTTCTTGGATCATTACGGGCTGTTGGTGGGTTCCGATGAAGTTAAATTCATGCATCTTTGTTGCTTAATCTTTCCTCATGTTTATTCAACTTTACTTTTCTGAATGGGATGATGGAACTGTGTTGGAAGCAATCACTCCTATTGCTTCTGGTATTACATGCTGATGTTCATTAATAGCTTGCGAAACGATTGATATACTCCTCGACGCCTCGACGGAGAATACCATTTCGCACGAATCTGAGCAACTGAGCAGAATCTGTTAAAGAGTTTCATGGCGCGTTTACGTAACTGTAATGAAAATAGGGAGAACATAATTGAGGAGTTGGAATGAGAAGTCAGAATCGGATTCCTGTTGAAAttgtttacttaaatgttctGGAATTATAATAGAAATTACACTAATTCCATAAAGTTGTCTACTAATTTAGcagaatcggaatataaaccaTTATGATGACTAAAATGGCCTTGTcccaaattaaatattttatatactttttttaataaaatttgatatgatatataatagtaagaaaaaattaaattgttttttttttaatttcatacacactaaaatgcttttgtttatttattttttttataaatttaaatatttactttaatatttaaattttctcgCTCAAATTGTAGTTTCTTCTCTTCATATGCATGGAGTTATGCATAATATGAATGAGCATGGAGTTGTCAGTGAATGAGGGCATAATAGGAAGAAAAAATGCATTCCTGATTCCCTCACCCTCCTGAAATTCAAATACGTCATATATCCAGAGAATCTTACTCCTCCAATTTCAGGAATTGAATTCCTTGTTTCAGGTGGGGCCCACCACACTATTGATTCCCTAATATTTAGTAAACACCGGAGTAATCCGTAATCAGAATTTAATtccgtttttttttattcccaTTATGCTTACGTAAACGCACGCTTAGATGTAGACGGCAACGCCAATGAACAACAAAGTTGAAGACTTCACAACTATCAAAAGCTTTCTTTGTGTCTGGGAGTGAACTTTATAAGTCGGAGATGAGATGTTGGAGGAAACCAAATAAACTGTGGCCATTAATATAATAATTCCTATTTGTTTGGCCCCCTCCAACTCTCACATACggcttttaaaataacattgGGATGTTAAGAGCAATTTTCAGTTTAAACGTCGGAGATGAGATATTGGagaaaactaaacaaattagGAATTTTCCATTGCgattttaatttgtttagtcCCCTCCAATTCTCACATCCAGCTTTTAAAACAGCATGAGAAGTTGAATTGATATGGAGAGACGATGGTAGATGAGATGTTGGGGGAAACCGAACCATGTTTTTTCGAAAATAGGTTCAGTTTCCTTCAACTCTCATCTACAATATTCTACATCCTCTTTCTTTTCATGTCAATTGAAGCCGAAGAGCAAGCAACCAAGTATTTATAGGCATTCTCATTCCTCATATCTCAACGAGAGATGAAGACTATCTTTCCTTCATGCATTTGGTAATTCATGGAAGCAAAATTTTCATGCTACTACCGACAGTCAAGGTCTAGCATACTGACAAAAATGGATTATGGGCCCCATAAACAAAGTTATAAATAGTTTTGGGCTCGACCGTACATACGGGCCCAAGTTCATTCAGCTTGCTGCATCAAAGGGAAGCTAAAGGAAGCCCATAAACAAACCCACGATGATGACATTGATGTAGTTGAGGGTACTTACCTTGGGGGTGCAACAGTAGTGTTATTCTAAGCTAATcatgcaatatgatttgatttaacTTTTTCATGTAGGTTCGTATGTGATTGACTCGGAAAACTGTC is a genomic window of Malus domestica chromosome 09, GDT2T_hap1 containing:
- the LOC103411193 gene encoding cullin-3A-like; this encodes MSAQKKRNFQIEAFKHRVVVDPKYAEKTWKILEHAIHEIYNHNASGLSFEELYRNAYNMVLHKFGEKLYSGLVTTMTYHLKEISKSIEAAHGELFLEELNRKWAEHNKALQMIRDILMYMDRTFIPSTHKTPVHELGLNLWRDVVIHATKTQSRLLDTLLELVHRERSGEVINRGLMRNIIKMLMDLGSTVYQDDFEKHFLEVSADFYRCESQEFIESCDCGNYLKKAERRLMEEMERVSQYLDARSEAKITNVVEKEMIESHMNRLVHMESSGLVNMLVDDKYDDLGRMYSLFRRVQNGLVIVRDVMTAYIRDTGKQLVTDPERLRDPVDFVQRLLDLKDKYDKVISSAFNNDKTFQNALNSSFEYFINLNARSPEFISLFVDDKLRKGLRGVSEEDVEVVLDKVMMLFRYLHEKDVFEKYYKQHLAKRLLSGKTVSDDAERSLIVKLKTECGYQFTSKLEGMFTDMKTSQDTMHGFYSTVGALLGDSPTLTVQVLTTGSWPTQPSASCNLPAEIVWVCEKFKSYYLGTHTGRRLSWQTNMGTADLKSTFGKGQKHELNVSTYQMCVLMLFNDADRLTYKKIEQATEIPAVDLKRCLQSLACVKGKNVLRKEPMSKDIVEEDVFFFNDKFTSKYFKVKIGTVVAQRESEPENQETRQRVEEDRKPQIEAAIVRIMKSRRVLDHNNIVAEVTKQLQARFLPNPVVIKKRIESLIEREFLERDKTDRKLYRYLA